One genomic window of Maribacter aquivivus includes the following:
- a CDS encoding DUF547 domain-containing protein, producing the protein MKRTLIQTLFFLLIVTNISAQDVAAFFNKSDGFFKTNVVDGKVKYADIKNNPDALKSILESAKGISVSETDAATYQAFWINAYNLLVIDGIVKNYPLKSPLDVAGFFDKTKHKIGGRSITLNGIENDLLRAKFPAEARFHFVLVCAGLGCPPIINSAYTPKALENQLQKQTVMALNNPTFIKVNKNKVQISQLFEWYKGDFEQKGSTVDFINTYRKEQLPDNAKVSYYSYDWSLNEAK; encoded by the coding sequence ATGAAAAGAACTTTAATACAGACTTTGTTTTTCCTTTTAATAGTAACCAATATATCTGCACAAGATGTAGCTGCCTTTTTTAACAAGAGCGATGGCTTTTTTAAAACTAATGTAGTTGATGGTAAAGTTAAGTATGCTGATATCAAAAATAATCCAGATGCTCTAAAATCTATTTTAGAATCTGCAAAAGGTATCTCTGTATCAGAAACTGATGCTGCTACCTACCAAGCCTTTTGGATCAATGCATATAACCTACTTGTAATTGATGGTATCGTAAAAAACTATCCATTAAAATCTCCTTTAGATGTTGCTGGTTTTTTTGATAAAACCAAACATAAAATAGGAGGTAGGTCCATAACCTTAAACGGAATAGAAAATGATTTGCTGAGAGCAAAATTCCCAGCAGAAGCAAGGTTTCATTTTGTATTGGTATGCGCAGGTTTAGGATGTCCACCAATAATAAACTCGGCTTATACACCTAAAGCATTAGAAAATCAGTTGCAAAAGCAGACCGTAATGGCATTGAACAATCCTACTTTTATAAAAGTAAATAAGAATAAAGTCCAGATATCACAATTGTTTGAGTGGTACAAAGGAGATTTTGAACAAAAAGGAAGTACGGTAGATTTTATCAATACCTATAGAAAAGAACAATTACCAGATAATGCAAAAGTATCTTACTACTCTTATGACTGGTCTTTGAACGAAGCTAAATAA
- a CDS encoding NAD(P)/FAD-dependent oxidoreductase, translating to MDHIVIIGNGISGVTLARHIRKLSDKRITIISAESDYFFSRTALMYVYMGHMKFEHTQPYENWFWKKNSIDLVNGFVEKVETDAKKLVLKGGSSISYDKLIIATGSKPNKFGWPGQDLKGVQGLYSKQDLEMLEKNAPNKKVCNRAVIVGGGLIGIEMAEMLRSREIPVTFLVREKSFWNGVLPAGESAMINEHILEHHIDLQLDTNLEKIISDENGRAKAVVTDKGENIECNVVGLTAGVTPNIDFLKDSGIELGRGVKVNRFLETNVKDVFAIGDCAEQHEGIGSRRPIEAVWYTGRMMGEALAQTICGNPREYNPGHWFNSAKFLDVEYQTYGWVFSERSKKDNEHHFHWRHASEKICITVAFDKDSHQFLGINTFGIRMRHEIFDQWLTENKDIDHVMTYLKDANFDPEFFKLYEDEIIAKYNADFNKNISAKKKNWKRIFSIA from the coding sequence ATGGATCATATTGTAATTATTGGTAATGGTATTTCTGGGGTTACCCTAGCTAGGCACATACGTAAGCTATCAGACAAAAGAATCACCATTATTTCTGCAGAAAGTGACTATTTCTTTTCCCGTACCGCATTAATGTATGTTTACATGGGGCACATGAAATTTGAACATACACAACCATACGAAAACTGGTTTTGGAAGAAAAACAGCATCGACCTCGTAAACGGATTTGTAGAAAAAGTAGAAACAGATGCAAAAAAGCTAGTCTTAAAAGGTGGTTCTTCCATATCATATGATAAGCTAATTATTGCAACAGGTTCTAAACCGAACAAGTTTGGCTGGCCTGGTCAAGATTTAAAAGGTGTACAAGGTTTGTACTCCAAACAAGATCTAGAGATGCTTGAGAAAAATGCCCCTAATAAAAAGGTTTGTAACCGTGCTGTAATTGTCGGCGGAGGACTCATAGGTATTGAAATGGCAGAGATGTTGCGTTCTCGCGAAATACCGGTTACTTTTTTGGTTCGCGAAAAGAGCTTTTGGAACGGTGTATTACCTGCAGGTGAATCTGCAATGATCAACGAACATATTCTAGAACATCATATTGATCTACAGTTAGACACCAATCTTGAGAAAATTATTTCTGATGAAAATGGGCGTGCAAAAGCAGTAGTCACAGATAAAGGCGAAAACATTGAATGTAATGTGGTGGGTTTAACTGCTGGCGTAACACCAAATATAGATTTTCTAAAAGATTCTGGTATTGAATTAGGCAGAGGTGTTAAGGTTAATAGATTCTTGGAGACCAACGTAAAAGATGTATTCGCTATTGGCGATTGTGCAGAGCAGCATGAGGGTATTGGTAGCAGAAGACCTATTGAAGCTGTTTGGTATACGGGTAGAATGATGGGCGAAGCGCTTGCGCAAACTATTTGTGGCAACCCAAGAGAATACAACCCTGGTCACTGGTTCAATTCGGCTAAATTTTTAGATGTAGAATACCAAACCTACGGCTGGGTATTTAGCGAACGTAGTAAAAAAGATAATGAACACCATTTTCATTGGCGCCACGCTTCTGAAAAAATATGTATTACCGTTGCGTTTGACAAAGACAGCCATCAATTTTTAGGTATCAACACCTTTGGCATTCGTATGCGACATGAAATTTTTGACCAATGGTTAACAGAGAACAAGGATATTGACCATGTAATGACCTATTTAAAAGATGCCAATTTCGATCCAGAGTTCTTTAAACTTTATGAGGATGAAATTATCGCCAAATACAATGCTGATTTCAATAAAAATATCAGTGCAAAGAAAAAAAACTGGAAACGTATTTTCAGTATCGCCTAA
- a CDS encoding 4Fe-4S binding protein has product MGNFDRSMSLAGEPPKALNTGQKLAVVTGMIGLGILILQLFNLNLGNTALWLTVSIVAIFTGIIWFSQAAYAHKHKGIKNDGVWFKSISSRGVLAWMGGIALTGFYIVLYFYPQYLGLVKDGDNTGLIALFDPLSKGLSGNPASQWFVYGTMYTVAILAFGAKFIWKYRHNKYEQLRTVSVMFFQTAFAFFIPEIMARLNGDLPYYDLKNMWPLNYYNFERYRINGFIDSGSVGMTMLFFGIISIFVISPFLTYKYGKRWYCSWVCGCGGLAETAGDSFRQLSDKSKFAWKVERWVVHSVVVFVTLMTTAVIYSYLGNDSSKYWLTKTMFISGVAVILTAVFAWVMIYKREELAKDAKYGAIGYFTIIVVLIGMHFFSDSANIFIFKAETLRTTYSFLIGSIFSGVIGTGFYPILGNRVWCRFGCPMAAMLGFQQRMFSKFRITTNGGQCISCGNCSTYCEMGIDVRAYAQKGENIVRSSCVGCGICSAVCPRGVLKLENGPEKGRINSQDVLLGNDVDLMDLVNKK; this is encoded by the coding sequence ATGGGTAATTTTGACAGAAGTATGTCACTTGCGGGAGAACCGCCTAAAGCATTAAATACAGGCCAAAAATTGGCAGTAGTAACAGGAATGATCGGTTTAGGCATTCTCATATTACAATTGTTCAATTTAAACCTAGGCAATACTGCGCTATGGTTAACGGTTTCCATTGTTGCCATTTTCACGGGAATCATCTGGTTTTCCCAAGCTGCATACGCACACAAACACAAGGGTATTAAAAATGATGGTGTTTGGTTTAAATCTATTTCTAGCCGTGGCGTACTTGCCTGGATGGGAGGTATTGCCTTAACAGGGTTTTACATTGTGCTCTATTTTTATCCGCAGTATTTAGGTCTGGTAAAAGATGGTGATAACACTGGCTTAATTGCATTATTTGATCCATTAAGTAAAGGACTTAGTGGTAACCCTGCCAGCCAATGGTTCGTTTACGGTACTATGTATACCGTTGCTATTTTGGCTTTTGGCGCTAAATTCATTTGGAAATATCGTCATAATAAATATGAGCAATTGAGAACGGTTAGTGTTATGTTTTTTCAAACTGCATTTGCCTTTTTCATACCAGAAATCATGGCTCGATTAAATGGCGATTTACCATATTATGACCTTAAGAATATGTGGCCGTTAAACTATTACAACTTTGAACGTTACCGTATTAATGGGTTCATAGATTCTGGTAGTGTTGGTATGACGATGTTATTTTTCGGTATCATATCCATCTTTGTGATTTCTCCTTTTTTAACCTATAAATACGGTAAACGTTGGTATTGCTCTTGGGTTTGTGGTTGCGGCGGATTGGCTGAGACTGCAGGAGATTCTTTTCGTCAGTTAAGCGACAAATCTAAATTTGCTTGGAAAGTAGAGCGTTGGGTAGTACACAGTGTGGTAGTATTCGTAACCTTAATGACTACAGCAGTTATTTACTCATATTTAGGAAATGACAGTAGTAAATACTGGTTAACAAAAACAATGTTCATCTCTGGTGTAGCAGTTATTTTGACTGCAGTTTTTGCATGGGTAATGATTTATAAAAGAGAAGAATTGGCGAAAGATGCCAAATATGGTGCTATCGGCTACTTCACCATTATCGTTGTATTAATAGGAATGCACTTTTTTAGTGACTCAGCAAACATATTCATTTTCAAAGCAGAAACATTAAGAACCACTTATAGCTTTTTAATTGGTAGTATATTTTCTGGCGTTATTGGAACAGGATTCTACCCTATTTTAGGTAATCGTGTTTGGTGCAGATTTGGGTGCCCAATGGCAGCCATGTTAGGTTTTCAACAACGTATGTTCTCTAAATTTAGAATTACCACCAATGGTGGTCAATGCATTTCTTGTGGTAACTGTTCTACTTATTGTGAAATGGGTATCGATGTTCGTGCCTATGCTCAAAAAGGAGAAAATATTGTACGTTCTAGTTGTGTAGGCTGTGGTATTTGTTCTGCGGTTTGCCCAAGAGGAGTTTTAAAATTAGAAAACGGACCAGAAAAAGGACGTATTAATTCTCAAGATGTTTTATTAGGTAACGATGTTGATTTAATGGATTTAGTGAATAAAAAATAG